The following coding sequences are from one Loxodonta africana isolate mLoxAfr1 chromosome 18, mLoxAfr1.hap2, whole genome shotgun sequence window:
- the VEZF1 gene encoding vascular endothelial zinc finger 1 isoform X1 — MEANWTAFLFQAHEASHHQQQAAQNSLLPLLSSAVEPPDQKPLLPIPITQKPQAAPETLKDAIGIKKEKPKTSFVCTYCSKAFRDSYHLRRHESCHTGIKLVSQRKKTPTTVVPLISTIAGDSSRTSLVSTIAGILSTVTTSSSGTNPSSSASTTAMPVTQSVKKPSKPVKKNHACEMCGKAFRDVYHLNRHKLSHSDEKPFECPVCNQRFKRKDRMTYHVRSHEGGITKPYTCSVCGKGFSRPDHLSCHVKHVHSTERPFKCQFSSLMQTCTAAFATKDRLRTHMVRHEGKVSCNICGKLLSAAYITSHLKTHGQSQSINCNTCKQGINKTCMSEETSNQKQQQQQQQQQQQHVTSWPGKQVETLRLWEEAVKARKKEAANLCQTSTAATTPVTLSTPFNITSSVSSGTMSNPVTVAAAMSMRSPVNVSSAVNITSPMNIGHPVTITSPLSMTSPLTLTTPVNLPTPVTAPVNIAHPVTITSPMNLPTPMTLAAPLNIAMRPVESMPFLPQALPTSPPW, encoded by the exons GCCCATGAAGCCTCCCATCACCAACAGCAGGCAGCACAGAACAGCTTGCTGCCCCTCCTGAGCTCTGCTGTGGAGCCCCCTGATCAGAAACCATTGCTTCCAATACCTATAACTCAGAAACCTCAGGCTGCGCCAGAAACATTAAAGGATGCCATtgggattaaaaaagaaaaacccaaaacttCATTTGTGTGCACTTACtgcagtaaagctttcagggACAGCTATCACCTGAGGCGCCACGAGTCCTGCCACACAGGGATCAAGTTGGTGTCCCAGCGAAAGAAAACCCCCACCACAGTGGTTCCCCTTATCTCCACCATCGCTGGGGACAGCAGCCGAACTTCGTTGGTCTCAACCATTGCAGGCATCTTGTCAACAGTCACTACATCTTCCTCGGGCACTAACCCCAGCAGCAGTGCCAGCACCACAGCTATGCCCGTGACCCAGTCTGTCAAGAAACCCAGTAAGCCCGTCAAGAAGAACCATGCTTGTGAGATGTGTGGGAAGGCCTTCCGAGATGTGTACCACCTCAATCGGCACAAGCTCTCCCATTCAGACGAAAAGCCTTTTGAGTGTCCTGTTTGTAATCAGCGCTTCAAGAGGAAGGACCGGATGACTTATCATGTGAGGTCTCACGAAGGAGGCATCACCAAACCCTATACTTGCAGTGTTTGTGGGAAAGGCTTCTCGAG GCCTGACCACTTAAGCTGTCACGTAAAACATGTCCATTCAACAGAAAGACCCTTCAAATGCCAA ttttcctcCCTCATGCAGACATGCACTGCTGCCTTTGCCACCAAAGACAGACTGCGGACACACATGGTGCGCCACGAAGGCAAGGTATCGTGTAATATCTGTGGGAAACTTCTGAGTGCAGCATATATCACCAGCCACTTAAAGACACATGGGCAGAGCCAAAGTATCAACTGTAATACATGTAAACAAGGCATCAATAAAA CATGCATGAGTGAAGAGACCAGCAACCagaagcagcagcaacagcagcagcagcaacagcaacaacatgtgaCAAGCTGGCCAGGGAAGCAGGTAGAGACACTGAGACTGTGGGAAGAAGCTGTCAAAGCAAGGAAGAAAG AAGCTGCTAACCTGTGCCAAACCTCCACGGCTGCTACGACACCTGTGACTCTCAGTACTCCATTCAATATAACGTCCTCTGTGTCGTCTGGGACTATGTCAAACCCAGTCACAGTAGCAGCTGCAATGAGCATGAGAAGtccagtaaatgtttcaagtgcAGTTAACATAACCAGCCCAATGAACATAGGGCACCCTGTAACTATCACCAGTCCATTATCCATGACCTCTCCTTTAACACTCACTACCCCGGTCAACCTCCCCACCCCTGTCACTGCCCCAGTGAATATAGCACACCCTGTCACGATCACATCTCCAATGAACTTGCCCACACCTATGACATTAGCTGCCCCTCTCAATATAGCAATGAGGCCTGTAGAGAGCATGCCTTTCTTACCCCAAGCTTTGCCTACATCACCGCCTTGGTAA
- the VEZF1 gene encoding vascular endothelial zinc finger 1 isoform X2, producing MEANWTAFLFQAHEASHHQQQAAQNSLLPLLSSAVEPPDQKPLLPIPITQKPQAAPETLKDAIGIKKEKPKTSFVCTYCSKAFRDSYHLRRHESCHTGIKLVSQRKKTPTTVVPLISTIAGDSSRTSLVSTIAGILSTVTTSSSGTNPSSSASTTAMPVTQSVKKPSKPVKKNHACEMCGKAFRDVYHLNRHKLSHSDEKPFECPVCNQRFKRKDRMTYHVRSHEGGITKPYTCSVCGKGFSRPDHLSCHVKHVHSTERPFKCQTCTAAFATKDRLRTHMVRHEGKVSCNICGKLLSAAYITSHLKTHGQSQSINCNTCKQGINKTCMSEETSNQKQQQQQQQQQQQHVTSWPGKQVETLRLWEEAVKARKKEAANLCQTSTAATTPVTLSTPFNITSSVSSGTMSNPVTVAAAMSMRSPVNVSSAVNITSPMNIGHPVTITSPLSMTSPLTLTTPVNLPTPVTAPVNIAHPVTITSPMNLPTPMTLAAPLNIAMRPVESMPFLPQALPTSPPW from the exons GCCCATGAAGCCTCCCATCACCAACAGCAGGCAGCACAGAACAGCTTGCTGCCCCTCCTGAGCTCTGCTGTGGAGCCCCCTGATCAGAAACCATTGCTTCCAATACCTATAACTCAGAAACCTCAGGCTGCGCCAGAAACATTAAAGGATGCCATtgggattaaaaaagaaaaacccaaaacttCATTTGTGTGCACTTACtgcagtaaagctttcagggACAGCTATCACCTGAGGCGCCACGAGTCCTGCCACACAGGGATCAAGTTGGTGTCCCAGCGAAAGAAAACCCCCACCACAGTGGTTCCCCTTATCTCCACCATCGCTGGGGACAGCAGCCGAACTTCGTTGGTCTCAACCATTGCAGGCATCTTGTCAACAGTCACTACATCTTCCTCGGGCACTAACCCCAGCAGCAGTGCCAGCACCACAGCTATGCCCGTGACCCAGTCTGTCAAGAAACCCAGTAAGCCCGTCAAGAAGAACCATGCTTGTGAGATGTGTGGGAAGGCCTTCCGAGATGTGTACCACCTCAATCGGCACAAGCTCTCCCATTCAGACGAAAAGCCTTTTGAGTGTCCTGTTTGTAATCAGCGCTTCAAGAGGAAGGACCGGATGACTTATCATGTGAGGTCTCACGAAGGAGGCATCACCAAACCCTATACTTGCAGTGTTTGTGGGAAAGGCTTCTCGAG GCCTGACCACTTAAGCTGTCACGTAAAACATGTCCATTCAACAGAAAGACCCTTCAAATGCCAA ACATGCACTGCTGCCTTTGCCACCAAAGACAGACTGCGGACACACATGGTGCGCCACGAAGGCAAGGTATCGTGTAATATCTGTGGGAAACTTCTGAGTGCAGCATATATCACCAGCCACTTAAAGACACATGGGCAGAGCCAAAGTATCAACTGTAATACATGTAAACAAGGCATCAATAAAA CATGCATGAGTGAAGAGACCAGCAACCagaagcagcagcaacagcagcagcagcaacagcaacaacatgtgaCAAGCTGGCCAGGGAAGCAGGTAGAGACACTGAGACTGTGGGAAGAAGCTGTCAAAGCAAGGAAGAAAG AAGCTGCTAACCTGTGCCAAACCTCCACGGCTGCTACGACACCTGTGACTCTCAGTACTCCATTCAATATAACGTCCTCTGTGTCGTCTGGGACTATGTCAAACCCAGTCACAGTAGCAGCTGCAATGAGCATGAGAAGtccagtaaatgtttcaagtgcAGTTAACATAACCAGCCCAATGAACATAGGGCACCCTGTAACTATCACCAGTCCATTATCCATGACCTCTCCTTTAACACTCACTACCCCGGTCAACCTCCCCACCCCTGTCACTGCCCCAGTGAATATAGCACACCCTGTCACGATCACATCTCCAATGAACTTGCCCACACCTATGACATTAGCTGCCCCTCTCAATATAGCAATGAGGCCTGTAGAGAGCATGCCTTTCTTACCCCAAGCTTTGCCTACATCACCGCCTTGGTAA